The following proteins are encoded in a genomic region of Oncorhynchus kisutch isolate 150728-3 linkage group LG6, Okis_V2, whole genome shotgun sequence:
- the LOC109893443 gene encoding mitochondrial glycine transporter B isoform X2, whose product MCGSLSGTCSTLLFQPLDLVKTRLQTLHSNMQPGSARVGMVTVFLSVVRTEKLIGLWKGVSPSFVRTIPGVGIYFSTYYSLKQHYFLEQGPGAMESVLLGAGARTVAGVCMLPVTVLKTRFESGRYNYVSVAGALRSVCQTEGPRALFSGLTATLLRDAPFSGLYVMFYSQGKNTLPQEISTSPYAALANFSCGILAGVLASLVTQPADVVKTHVQVSPHLYRRTADAVRYIYNEHGFQGFFRGGVPRSLRRTMIAAMAWTVYEQMMARMGLKS is encoded by the exons ATGTGTGGCTCTCTCAGTGGAACATGCTCCACCCTGCTCTTCCAGCCTCTGGACCTGGTCAAGACCCGCCTGCAGACCCTTCACAGCAACATGCAGCCTGG TTCAGCAAGAGTGGGGATGGTGACTGTGTTCTTAAGTGTTGTACGGACAGAGAAGCTCATAGGACTTTGGAAAGGGGTCTCACCA TCGTTTGTGAGGACCATCCCCGGCGTAGGGATCTACTTCAGCACCTACTACTCTCTGAAGCAGCACTACTTCCTGGAGCAGGGCCCCGGGGCCATGGAGTCTGTGCTGCTGGGAGCTGGGGCCAGGACTGTGGCAGGGGTCTGCATGCTACCTGTCACTGTCCTTAAGACTCGCTTTGAG AGTGGCAGGTATAACTACGTGAGCGTGGCGGGGGCTTTGCGCAGTGTGTGTCAAACAGAGGGACCCAGAGCTCTGTTCTCAGGGCTGACCGCCACCCTCCTCAGAGATGCTCCCTTCTCAGGCCTCTATGTCATGTTCTACAGCCAGGGCAAGAACACTCTGCCACAGG AGATAAGCACGTCTCCCTACGCGGCCCTGGCTAACTTCAGCTGTGGGATTCTGGCCGGGGTCCTGGCTTCCCTGGTCACCCAGCCAGCTGACGTGGTCAAAACCCATGTCCAAGTCAGCCCACATCTGTACAGGAGGACTGCAGACGCTGTGCGATACATTTACAAT gaGCACGGGTTTCAAGGGTTCTTCCGGGGTGGGGTGCCACGTTCTCTGAGGAGGACCATGATTG